The Sulfitobacter donghicola DSW-25 = KCTC 12864 = JCM 14565 genome has a segment encoding these proteins:
- a CDS encoding DUF3035 domain-containing protein produces the protein MRKLAILLVLPALIAGCANVGLRDLKSTSKGPDEFGIKPVASLEEPTSYSELPAPTPGGTNRVDRSALAEGAQALGGNLGDSNGPIPARDSALVQHASRLGVSPNIRKTLAESDAAFRKRKARFTQYRIVPVDRYNQAYKRQALDAQAEQNRWRRAGARTPSAPPAN, from the coding sequence ATGCGTAAACTTGCTATCTTGCTTGTACTACCTGCTTTGATCGCAGGCTGTGCTAACGTGGGCCTTCGCGATTTGAAGAGTACGTCAAAAGGGCCGGATGAGTTCGGCATCAAACCTGTCGCCTCTTTGGAAGAACCAACAAGCTATTCAGAATTACCCGCGCCGACACCTGGTGGGACAAATCGGGTTGATCGTTCTGCCTTGGCTGAGGGTGCTCAGGCGCTAGGTGGGAATTTGGGCGATAGCAACGGACCAATCCCAGCGCGCGACAGTGCTTTGGTGCAGCACGCCAGCCGTTTAGGCGTCAGCCCGAACATCCGTAAGACACTAGCCGAGAGCGATGCCGCCTTCCGCAAGCGTAAGGCGCGGTTCACGCAATATCGTATTGTGCCCGTCGATCGTTACAATCAGGCGTACAAACGTCAGGCGCTAGACGCCCAAGCCGAACAAAACCGCTGGCGTCGTGCTGGCGCACGCACTCCATCCGCGCCTCCAGCGAACTGA
- the lspA gene encoding signal peptidase II, whose amino-acid sequence MRMIFWAGFWAFVIDQISKYVVIHMMELARIRSIDVLPPLLNFRYGENRGINFGLLADGSDLSRWILISLAIAICIAILIWARKNAPRPIAKVSAGLLVGGALANVVDRLIYGYVLDFLNMSCCGINNPFVFNLADVFIFAGALGLIFFAEGDDKPSKNKPRNSKAKKAG is encoded by the coding sequence ATGCGGATGATCTTTTGGGCAGGCTTTTGGGCCTTTGTGATCGACCAGATCAGCAAATATGTGGTGATCCACATGATGGAGCTTGCCCGCATCCGTAGTATTGACGTTTTGCCCCCCCTTCTAAATTTCCGCTATGGCGAAAACCGCGGGATAAATTTCGGCCTTTTGGCCGATGGATCCGACCTAAGCCGTTGGATTTTGATTTCTTTAGCGATTGCGATTTGCATCGCTATTCTGATCTGGGCGCGCAAAAATGCGCCCAGACCCATCGCCAAGGTAAGCGCGGGTTTGCTGGTTGGTGGTGCTTTGGCAAATGTTGTAGATCGTTTGATCTATGGCTATGTCCTTGATTTTCTTAATATGTCTTGCTGTGGGATTAACAATCCCTTTGTGTTTAACCTTGCTGATGTCTTCATTTTTGCTGGTGCTCTGGGGCTGATTTTTTTCGCAGAAGGTGACGATAAGCCAAGCAAAAACAAGCCGCGTAATTCGAAGGCGAAAAAAGCTGGGTGA
- the purH gene encoding bifunctional phosphoribosylaminoimidazolecarboxamide formyltransferase/IMP cyclohydrolase — MANLHPVKRALLSVSDKTGLVDFGRALAARGVELLSTGGTAKALREAGLEVKDVSEVTGFPEMMDGRVKTLHPVVHGGLLALRDNENHVGAMQEHGIGEIDLVVVNLYPFEETVAKGAEYDEVIENIDIGGPAMIRSAAKNHGFVSVIVDVEDYTPYLEELEANDGQTTYALRQRFAQTAYARTAAYDTAVSTWMAEAVGGTPRRRTFGGTLTQTLRYGENPHQQAAFYTDGSSRAGVATAQQHQGKELSYNNINDTDAAFELVSEFAPENGPAVAIIKHANPCGVATGATMAEAYNRAFDCDRTSAFGGIIALNQTLDAATAEAITGIFTEVVIAPDADADAIAIFEKKKNLRLLTTGGLADPTTARLAPRQVSGGWLVQDRDIGRISMDDLKVVTKRQPTDQELSDMLFAWTVAKHVKSNAIIYVKDGATVGVGAGQMSRVDSTRIAARKAVDMAEAMGLPAPLTKGSVVASDAFFPFADGLITAAEAGATALIQPGGSMRDDEVIAAADEAGLAMVFTGMRHFRH, encoded by the coding sequence ATGGCTAATCTTCACCCTGTAAAACGCGCCCTTCTTTCCGTATCTGACAAGACCGGATTGGTCGACTTTGGACGCGCCCTTGCCGCGCGCGGGGTTGAATTGCTATCGACTGGCGGAACAGCCAAGGCCCTGCGCGAAGCGGGGCTGGAAGTGAAAGACGTTTCCGAGGTCACAGGGTTCCCTGAAATGATGGATGGCCGCGTTAAAACGCTTCACCCCGTTGTGCACGGTGGCCTGTTGGCGCTGCGCGATAACGAAAACCATGTGGGCGCGATGCAGGAGCACGGCATTGGCGAGATCGACCTTGTGGTTGTGAACCTTTATCCATTCGAAGAAACCGTTGCCAAAGGCGCGGAATATGACGAAGTGATCGAAAATATCGACATTGGCGGCCCCGCCATGATCCGATCCGCTGCAAAGAACCACGGTTTTGTCAGCGTCATCGTAGATGTCGAAGATTACACGCCCTACCTAGAAGAGCTTGAGGCCAATGATGGCCAGACAACTTATGCTCTGCGCCAACGTTTTGCCCAAACAGCATATGCGCGCACAGCGGCTTATGACACAGCTGTGAGCACGTGGATGGCCGAAGCCGTTGGTGGTACGCCGCGCCGCCGCACGTTCGGCGGCACGCTGACACAGACATTGCGTTACGGTGAAAACCCGCACCAGCAGGCGGCGTTCTACACCGATGGTTCTTCGCGTGCTGGCGTGGCCACCGCACAGCAGCATCAGGGCAAAGAGCTAAGCTATAACAACATCAACGACACAGACGCTGCATTTGAGCTGGTGTCGGAATTTGCGCCAGAAAACGGCCCTGCCGTAGCGATTATCAAACACGCGAACCCCTGTGGCGTAGCAACAGGCGCAACAATGGCCGAGGCCTATAACCGTGCCTTTGATTGCGACCGCACCAGCGCGTTCGGTGGGATTATCGCCCTGAACCAAACGCTGGATGCCGCGACAGCCGAGGCGATCACAGGTATCTTTACCGAGGTCGTAATCGCTCCAGACGCCGATGCCGACGCCATTGCGATCTTTGAGAAAAAGAAAAACCTGCGCTTGTTGACGACTGGCGGTTTGGCCGATCCAACAACCGCCCGTCTGGCGCCGCGTCAGGTTTCTGGTGGCTGGCTGGTTCAGGACCGCGACATTGGCCGCATCAGCATGGATGACCTCAAGGTTGTGACAAAACGTCAACCAACGGATCAAGAGCTAAGCGATATGTTGTTTGCATGGACCGTTGCAAAACACGTGAAATCAAATGCCATCATCTATGTTAAAGACGGGGCAACCGTTGGCGTTGGCGCTGGGCAAATGAGCCGCGTTGACAGCACACGCATCGCCGCGCGCAAGGCAGTTGATATGGCCGAAGCCATGGGCCTGCCAGCGCCGTTGACCAAAGGGTCGGTTGTGGCATCAGATGCGTTCTTCCCCTTTGCTGATGGCCTGATAACAGCAGCCGAAGCAGGCGCAACGGCCTTGATCCAGCCAGGTGGCTCGATGCGTGATGATGAAGTGATCGCGGCGGCGGATGAAGCAGGTTTGGCCATGGTCTTTACGGGCATGCGCCACTTCCGCCACTGA
- a CDS encoding heparinase II/III family protein translates to MTQVSQFNAYRTRFLNKWHARAAARARGQANGFVSSPEPRTIGSFARGRQLAAGNYLFAGNLISAPDTSPWQLEAPDAAFSEALHGFAWLDDLAAVGDMASRHAAQKWLWQWIDQFGNGRGPGWTPDLTGRRLIRWINHALFVLNGVGENAPDSKAFYRSLTQQTQFLSKRWHAAAPGLARFEALTGLIYAGLSLEGLEGLADPAIKALSKECEAQIDEQGGLPTRNPEELLDVFTLLTWAAAALSDAGRGTPQPHLAAIERIAPTLRTLRHSDGSLARFHGGGRGAEGWLDHALASSGVRTMQPEGLSMGYARLSAGRTSIIVDASPPPGGAASANAHASTLAFELTSGRRPLIVNCGSGASFGLDWRRAGRATPSHSALSLGGYSSARLDVADRRTGVEALIDGPTHVPVEITPVSDGMKFQGGHDGYVLTHGLTHARTLELTHDGRAVAGEDMLLAMEDVEKKRFDRALDKTKLKGLLFEIRFHLHPEVDATLDLGGAAVSMALKSGEIWVFRHDGTTDLKVEAGAYLETTRLKPRAAQQIVLTGRAINPATRVRWSLSKAQETAIGVRDLERDDPFLEDE, encoded by the coding sequence ATGACCCAAGTTTCCCAGTTTAACGCGTATCGCACGCGTTTCTTGAACAAATGGCACGCCCGTGCGGCCGCACGCGCGCGTGGGCAGGCCAATGGCTTTGTCTCGTCCCCCGAACCGCGCACAATCGGGTCTTTTGCGCGTGGGCGCCAGCTTGCCGCTGGGAATTATTTGTTTGCGGGCAATTTGATCTCGGCGCCCGATACGTCCCCTTGGCAGTTGGAAGCACCAGATGCGGCATTTTCAGAGGCGTTGCACGGGTTTGCGTGGTTGGACGATTTGGCGGCAGTTGGCGATATGGCGTCACGCCATGCAGCGCAGAAATGGCTGTGGCAATGGATTGACCAATTTGGCAATGGTCGCGGACCAGGTTGGACACCTGACCTAACGGGGCGTCGTCTAATTCGGTGGATTAACCACGCCCTTTTCGTTCTGAATGGCGTGGGCGAGAATGCCCCCGACAGCAAAGCGTTTTATCGTTCTTTAACGCAGCAAACGCAGTTTCTATCCAAACGCTGGCATGCCGCCGCACCGGGGCTGGCGCGGTTCGAGGCCCTCACGGGGCTGATCTATGCTGGGCTTTCCTTGGAGGGGCTGGAAGGCCTTGCCGATCCCGCGATCAAAGCGCTGTCAAAGGAATGCGAAGCCCAGATCGACGAGCAAGGCGGGCTGCCAACACGAAACCCCGAAGAGCTGCTGGACGTCTTTACGTTGCTAACATGGGCAGCAGCGGCCCTTTCGGACGCGGGGCGCGGCACACCGCAGCCCCACCTTGCGGCGATTGAGCGGATCGCACCCACGCTGCGCACCTTACGCCACTCTGATGGCAGCCTCGCGCGGTTCCATGGTGGCGGACGAGGGGCGGAAGGCTGGCTGGATCATGCGCTCGCCTCATCCGGAGTGCGCACGATGCAACCCGAAGGCCTGTCGATGGGCTATGCCCGCCTTTCAGCGGGGCGCACCAGTATTATTGTCGATGCCAGCCCCCCTCCGGGTGGGGCGGCCTCCGCAAATGCCCATGCCTCTACTTTGGCGTTTGAACTTACCTCTGGTCGGCGCCCGCTGATTGTAAACTGCGGTTCTGGCGCTTCGTTTGGTCTGGATTGGCGGCGCGCTGGGCGGGCAACCCCGTCGCACTCGGCGCTTAGCTTGGGTGGTTATTCGAGCGCGCGATTGGATGTTGCCGACCGGCGAACAGGGGTTGAGGCGCTCATTGATGGGCCAACCCATGTGCCTGTGGAAATCACACCGGTTAGTGACGGAATGAAGTTTCAGGGAGGGCATGACGGCTATGTCCTGACTCATGGTCTGACTCACGCCCGCACATTGGAGCTGACACATGATGGTCGCGCTGTTGCAGGCGAAGATATGCTACTTGCGATGGAAGATGTCGAAAAAAAGCGTTTTGACCGCGCATTGGACAAAACCAAATTAAAAGGGCTGTTGTTCGAGATCCGCTTTCACCTACACCCTGAGGTCGACGCGACATTGGACCTAGGCGGGGCTGCTGTCTCGATGGCGTTAAAGTCTGGTGAGATATGGGTTTTTCGGCACGATGGAACAACGGATCTAAAGGTGGAGGCAGGCGCATATCTGGAAACGACACGCCTGAAACCACGCGCAGCGCAGCAAATTGTCCTGACGGGACGTGCGATAAATCCTGCCACTCGGGTCAGGTGGTCCTTGTCCAAAGCGCAGGAAACTGCGATTGGCGTGCGTGATTTAGAACGGGATGACCCGTTTCTTGAGGACGAATGA
- a CDS encoding phosphate/phosphite/phosphonate ABC transporter substrate-binding protein, with amino-acid sequence MMMYSRPELETANNLYWQTIRANLFKRGINAPATLAQTAGEFAVWKDPDMVFSQTCGMPFRTKLKDTVQLVGTPDYGLEGCPAGYYNSAIVIRQDDPRADLHDYQNARFAFNMNHSQSGYAAIYTHLQPYGFWFKNRIASGGHLRSAQMVAEGEADIASLDAQTWRLIQRYESFSEHLRVIEHTAPTPGLPYITNANLNPQIVFDAVQEAINELPSDIAQTLDLKGLVLIPKETYLSIPTPPAVATV; translated from the coding sequence ATGATGATGTATTCCCGCCCTGAGTTGGAAACCGCCAACAACCTGTATTGGCAGACAATTCGTGCAAACCTTTTCAAACGCGGGATAAATGCGCCTGCTACGCTGGCCCAAACTGCGGGTGAGTTCGCAGTTTGGAAAGATCCAGATATGGTTTTCAGCCAAACCTGCGGCATGCCCTTTCGGACCAAGCTGAAGGATACCGTTCAACTAGTTGGCACACCTGACTACGGGTTAGAAGGCTGTCCGGCAGGGTATTACAATAGCGCCATTGTAATCAGACAAGATGATCCCAGAGCAGATTTACATGATTATCAGAACGCAAGATTCGCATTCAACATGAACCATTCGCAATCAGGATACGCTGCGATCTATACCCATCTTCAACCCTATGGTTTTTGGTTCAAAAACCGCATCGCCAGTGGGGGCCATCTGCGTTCGGCCCAAATGGTGGCCGAAGGGGAGGCAGACATCGCATCATTGGACGCCCAGACATGGCGGCTCATCCAGCGTTATGAGAGCTTTTCGGAACATCTTCGGGTGATAGAACATACCGCCCCAACTCCGGGGTTGCCCTATATTACAAATGCCAACCTAAATCCCCAGATCGTTTTTGATGCGGTTCAAGAGGCGATAAACGAATTGCCTAGCGACATCGCGCAGACATTGGATTTGAAGGGATTGGTGCTTATCCCCAAGGAAACATACCTTAGCATCCCAACCCCGCCAGCAGTGGCTACCGTTTAG
- a CDS encoding RsmB/NOP family class I SAM-dependent RNA methyltransferase, whose product MSDTGVSARKSAVFLLDQILGEGKLMSELLGAGVLDRLPPDDRARAQRLAQDTLRGLERADRILQKHLNKYPPLTVRNALRVGTVELCTGGAAHGVVNAMVSVVAGDRHLSHLKGLTNAVLRKVAADGPDAWTARRAPRLPKWLRGPLVEAWGADAMAAIESAHFKGAPLDLSAKGDAAELAERLEATLLPTGSVRVYGGGQVSAMEGFAEGDWWVQDAAAALPAKILNAQEGELVLDLCAAPGGKTMQLATTGAEVRAVDDNHSRMQRVKENLTRTGLKARTFIKDARQFQGEFDAILLDAPCSATGTIRRHPDLPHAKDGSEFGELIALQEELLDHAWSILKPGGRMVFCTCSLLPDEGEVQIDEALERHGDMTVDRDALDLPGIDPAWISSEGGLRLRPDFWAEQGGMDGFYIVCLRKQA is encoded by the coding sequence ATGTCAGACACCGGCGTATCCGCCCGTAAATCAGCCGTATTCCTCCTCGATCAGATATTGGGAGAGGGCAAGCTGATGTCAGAACTGCTGGGTGCTGGCGTGTTAGATCGGTTGCCGCCGGATGATCGTGCACGTGCGCAACGCCTTGCGCAGGATACTCTGCGCGGGCTGGAACGGGCTGATCGCATTTTGCAAAAGCACCTCAATAAATACCCGCCCCTGACGGTGCGTAATGCCTTGCGTGTTGGCACGGTTGAGCTGTGCACAGGCGGCGCAGCGCATGGAGTGGTGAACGCGATGGTTTCTGTTGTTGCGGGCGATCGCCACCTGAGTCACCTGAAGGGCCTGACAAACGCTGTGCTGCGCAAGGTCGCCGCTGATGGTCCAGATGCATGGACAGCGCGCCGCGCGCCGCGTTTGCCGAAATGGTTGCGTGGCCCGCTGGTCGAAGCATGGGGTGCCGATGCAATGGCCGCTATTGAAAGCGCGCATTTCAAAGGTGCTCCGCTAGACCTAAGCGCAAAAGGCGACGCCGCTGAATTGGCCGAGCGGCTTGAGGCGACGCTGCTGCCGACTGGATCGGTGCGTGTGTATGGCGGTGGTCAGGTTTCGGCGATGGAAGGGTTTGCCGAGGGCGACTGGTGGGTGCAAGACGCCGCCGCCGCCTTGCCCGCAAAAATTCTAAACGCCCAAGAGGGTGAACTGGTGCTGGACCTTTGCGCCGCACCAGGTGGCAAAACCATGCAGTTGGCGACCACTGGCGCCGAAGTGCGCGCGGTGGACGATAACCACTCCCGAATGCAGCGGGTAAAGGAAAACCTGACCCGTACAGGGCTAAAGGCCCGCACCTTTATCAAAGACGCCCGCCAGTTTCAGGGCGAGTTTGATGCGATCCTTTTGGACGCCCCATGCTCGGCGACTGGCACAATCCGCCGCCACCCCGATCTGCCACACGCCAAAGACGGTTCCGAATTCGGTGAATTGATCGCGCTGCAAGAAGAGTTGCTGGATCACGCGTGGTCTATCCTGAAACCGGGTGGGCGGATGGTGTTTTGTACCTGCAGCCTGTTGCCTGATGAGGGAGAAGTGCAGATCGACGAAGCACTGGAACGCCACGGTGATATGACCGTCGATCGAGATGCCTTAGACCTACCAGGTATTGATCCGGCATGGATTTCATCTGAAGGCGGTTTGCGCCTGCGCCCTGACTTCTGGGCAGAACAAGGCGGCATGGACGGGTTCTATATCGTTTGCCTTCGTAAACAGGCCTAA
- a CDS encoding DUF1674 domain-containing protein, whose amino-acid sequence MANEPTDPNTTDVDAPDTETAAKPELPPAAQRALAEAEERRKAAQAVDLPPELGGRNGPEPVRYGDWEKKGIAVDF is encoded by the coding sequence ATGGCAAACGAACCAACTGACCCGAATACGACCGATGTTGACGCCCCAGATACAGAAACCGCGGCGAAACCAGAGCTGCCTCCAGCCGCTCAACGGGCCCTTGCCGAAGCCGAAGAGCGTCGCAAAGCTGCCCAAGCTGTAGACCTGCCGCCCGAACTAGGCGGGCGCAATGGCCCAGAACCTGTGCGCTATGGCGATTGGGAGAAAAAGGGAATCGCGGTAGATTTTTAA
- the dapB gene encoding 4-hydroxy-tetrahydrodipicolinate reductase translates to MTQSIGIAITGVSGRMGQMLAREVIAHPEMHLAGGIERSGHDWIGQDLGEAMGGTATGVIVTDNAAEGFANAKAVIDFTAPVATIAFAAAAAEAGIVHVIGTTGMTADEIAQLKAPASRAVIVRAGNMSLGVNLLTLLTRKVAAALDEDFDIEIIESHHNQKVDAPSGTALMLGEAAAEGRGVALAEVSDSGRDGITGARKRGDIGFSAIRGGDIVGEHDVMFAGAGERIVLRHIASDRSLFARGALKAALWGQGRDAGEYDMLDVLGLSD, encoded by the coding sequence ATGACACAATCAATAGGTATCGCCATCACAGGCGTTTCGGGGCGTATGGGCCAAATGCTGGCGCGTGAGGTCATTGCGCACCCTGAAATGCATCTGGCGGGTGGTATCGAACGCTCTGGCCATGATTGGATCGGGCAGGATCTGGGCGAGGCAATGGGTGGCACGGCAACAGGCGTTATCGTTACGGATAACGCGGCCGAGGGCTTTGCCAATGCAAAAGCCGTTATCGATTTTACCGCGCCGGTGGCCACAATCGCCTTTGCCGCTGCGGCGGCGGAAGCAGGGATTGTTCACGTGATCGGAACCACGGGGATGACAGCCGATGAGATTGCGCAGCTAAAGGCGCCAGCATCCCGTGCTGTCATCGTGCGGGCGGGCAACATGAGCCTCGGCGTGAACTTGCTCACCCTGCTGACGCGCAAGGTGGCGGCTGCGCTGGACGAGGATTTTGACATCGAAATTATCGAATCACATCACAATCAAAAGGTAGACGCGCCATCAGGCACCGCCCTGATGCTGGGCGAAGCTGCGGCCGAAGGGCGCGGTGTTGCCTTGGCCGAGGTGAGCGATTCGGGTCGTGACGGCATTACCGGCGCACGCAAACGCGGCGATATCGGGTTTTCCGCCATTCGCGGTGGCGACATCGTCGGAGAGCATGACGTGATGTTTGCAGGTGCAGGCGAACGTATCGTTCTGCGCCACATCGCTTCGGATCGCTCGTTGTTTGCGCGGGGCGCTCTCAAGGCTGCTCTTTGGGGGCAGGGGCGTGACGCGGGTGAGTATGATATGCTGGATGTTTTAGGTCTGTCCGATTGA
- the rbfA gene encoding 30S ribosome-binding factor RbfA produces MAKNKSHDGAGPTQRQLRVGETIRRALSDVLARGDVHDPDLNRMSITVGEVRTSNDLKVATAYVLPLGGIGQDDVLKILARNKYELRRQVAKKLTLKFSPELRFQLDRTFDQMDETRRMLAQDVVRRDADAPDEEAPET; encoded by the coding sequence ATGGCAAAGAACAAATCTCATGATGGCGCAGGCCCCACCCAACGACAGCTTCGTGTCGGCGAAACCATTCGCCGCGCCCTAAGCGATGTTTTAGCGCGTGGCGATGTGCATGATCCCGACCTCAACCGTATGTCCATCACCGTGGGTGAGGTTCGCACGTCAAATGACCTGAAGGTCGCAACCGCATATGTGCTACCCTTGGGCGGAATTGGTCAGGACGATGTTCTAAAGATCCTTGCGCGCAACAAATACGAGTTGCGCCGTCAGGTCGCCAAAAAGCTCACGTTGAAATTCTCGCCCGAGCTGCGCTTTCAACTTGATCGTACCTTCGACCAGATGGACGAAACGCGCCGGATGCTGGCGCAGGATGTCGTGCGCCGTGATGCGGATGCCCCTGACGAAGAAGCACCTGAAACGTGA
- a CDS encoding phosphodiester glycosidase family protein, translated as MTLLLLGQTAQAATCREEVFDGVEYAICDVDLTQDVLRLFLYEPVSGRPYGYFGTLDAALEDKGFSLGFAANAGMYHDDRSPVGLYIEDGETSQRLITNAGPGNFGLLPNGVLCLRPRRADVIETLQYEAEQPDCVSATQSGPMLVIDGALHPRFLENSTSLYVRNGVGTSDDGELATFVISNSPVNFHTFGRVFRDHLKIRNALYFDGNVSRLHAPDIGRSDIGFGALGPIIAVVEGETPPPAPEENADPSEKPSDIPVQD; from the coding sequence ATGACGCTGCTACTGCTTGGACAGACCGCGCAGGCGGCGACCTGTCGCGAAGAGGTTTTCGACGGCGTTGAATACGCGATCTGTGACGTTGACCTCACCCAAGATGTGCTCAGGCTATTCCTGTATGAACCAGTCAGCGGTCGCCCCTATGGGTATTTCGGCACGCTGGATGCCGCGCTTGAGGACAAAGGGTTTTCCCTAGGGTTTGCTGCGAATGCAGGAATGTATCACGATGATCGCTCACCTGTTGGGCTGTATATCGAAGATGGTGAAACTTCCCAGCGGCTGATTACCAACGCAGGTCCGGGTAACTTTGGGCTGCTCCCTAATGGCGTGTTATGTTTGCGCCCGCGCCGGGCTGATGTGATCGAAACTTTGCAGTACGAAGCCGAGCAACCCGATTGCGTCAGCGCGACTCAGTCTGGCCCGATGCTGGTGATCGACGGAGCCTTGCACCCCCGTTTCCTTGAAAACTCGACCTCGCTGTATGTTCGAAATGGCGTTGGCACCAGTGATGACGGAGAGCTGGCAACCTTTGTGATTTCCAACAGCCCTGTGAATTTCCATACCTTCGGCCGTGTTTTTCGGGATCATCTGAAAATCCGCAACGCCTTGTATTTTGACGGAAATGTCTCGCGATTACATGCCCCAGACATCGGGCGAAGCGATATCGGGTTTGGCGCGCTTGGCCCTATCATTGCCGTTGTCGAGGGCGAAACCCCTCCTCCGGCGCCCGAAGAGAACGCCGATCCATCCGAGAAACCTTCAGATATTCCGGTCCAAGATTAG
- the truB gene encoding tRNA pseudouridine(55) synthase TruB, with protein MARKRKGRDISGWVIIDKPAGPTSTAVVNKVRWAFDARKAGHAGTLDPDATGVLAVALGEATKTVPFITDALKAYEFTVRLGVSTNTDDAEGEVLETTDIRPDDAAIKEALNQFVGDIEQVPPQFSAVKIDGERAYKRARDGETMEIAARPLFVESLILMDRPDADHVTLEMVCGKGGYVRSIARDLGEVLGCKGHVRELRRTWSGPFDVANAITLDQVEELATTPALDEFIGPLELGLQELPQVTASSDGAIKLRNGNPGMVFANDVEYGDECWASHEGTAVAVGIFKSGELHPSRVFNLPA; from the coding sequence ATGGCACGTAAACGCAAAGGGCGCGACATCTCTGGCTGGGTTATTATCGACAAACCCGCAGGCCCTACGTCGACCGCTGTCGTCAACAAGGTGCGTTGGGCATTTGATGCGCGCAAAGCAGGCCATGCTGGCACGTTAGACCCAGATGCGACCGGTGTTTTGGCCGTTGCATTGGGCGAAGCGACAAAAACCGTGCCCTTTATCACCGACGCGTTGAAAGCGTACGAATTCACCGTCCGCCTTGGGGTTTCTACAAACACTGATGATGCCGAAGGCGAAGTATTGGAAACAACCGATATCCGCCCTGATGACGCTGCCATCAAGGAAGCGTTGAACCAGTTTGTAGGTGACATCGAACAAGTTCCCCCGCAGTTTTCTGCCGTCAAAATCGACGGTGAACGTGCCTATAAGCGTGCCCGTGACGGCGAGACGATGGAGATTGCGGCGCGACCGTTGTTCGTCGAAAGCCTGATCTTGATGGACCGTCCTGACGCGGATCACGTCACGCTGGAAATGGTGTGTGGCAAAGGCGGCTATGTTCGTTCGATCGCTCGTGATCTTGGCGAGGTTCTGGGCTGCAAAGGCCACGTACGCGAACTGCGCCGCACATGGTCAGGCCCGTTTGACGTGGCCAATGCCATCACTCTGGATCAGGTCGAGGAATTAGCCACAACGCCCGCCTTGGATGAATTCATCGGGCCTTTGGAATTGGGGCTGCAGGAATTGCCCCAAGTCACCGCCAGCAGCGATGGCGCAATCAAGCTACGCAATGGGAACCCCGGCATGGTTTTCGCAAACGACGTAGAATACGGCGACGAATGCTGGGCCTCTCACGAGGGGACTGCGGTTGCTGTTGGCATTTTCAAATCGGGCGAGCTTCATCCCTCGCGCGTTTTTAACCTGCCCGCGTAA
- a CDS encoding DUF1643 domain-containing protein: protein MITRSHTKGDAPSTAVYSDCETYRYSLTRVWDKNAPRVAFVMLNPSTATEVQNDPTIERCEQRARRLGFGGFRAVNIFAIRATDPRDMRAADDPEGPDNAAALEQAAVWADTLIAAWGVHGEHRGHGPAVASRLRAGGHRLFHLGLTKAGHPRHPLYLSYSVQPVHWV from the coding sequence TTGATTACCCGCAGCCATACCAAAGGTGACGCCCCTTCTACTGCCGTCTATTCGGACTGTGAAACCTATCGCTATAGTCTGACCCGCGTGTGGGATAAGAACGCGCCGCGGGTCGCCTTTGTCATGCTCAACCCCTCAACCGCGACCGAAGTCCAAAACGATCCCACGATCGAGCGCTGTGAACAACGCGCGCGGCGTCTAGGGTTTGGTGGGTTTCGGGCCGTAAACATCTTTGCCATTCGCGCAACTGATCCGCGCGACATGCGCGCGGCCGATGATCCCGAAGGCCCAGATAATGCCGCCGCGCTGGAACAAGCTGCGGTTTGGGCCGATACGCTGATTGCTGCGTGGGGTGTGCATGGTGAACATAGGGGGCATGGGCCTGCGGTTGCCTCCCGTTTACGGGCGGGCGGGCATCGGCTTTTTCATCTTGGCCTGACCAAGGCAGGGCACCCACGGCACCCTTTGTACCTCTCTTATAGCGTTCAACCCGTTCATTGGGTGTGA